The stretch of DNA ACAGTTAACAATTAACAAACTATTGTGCAGCTAAAGTAACAATCGGCATTTTTTCATCTTTCCCTGTCATTTGAGCGTAAAAGAGAGTCATCTGCTCTTTAATCAACTCTGCCAACATTTTATTAACAGCAGTAATTGCTGGGTTGGAGTTGAGTTTGTAACAAACTTGATAATCTTTATGTCTTTGATAAGAACGAGTAGATTTATCAAAAAGTTTAGTAGATTTTGTTTCTACAAACACTGAAGGATCGGGATGACCGTACCAATAAAGGCGATACAAGTGAGCGGCCTCACTAGGAGTGAAGATCAGCATATCTTCGTTGCTGCCCGCAAGGTGTAAAATATAAACATTGTCTCTCTTTTTTATTTGGAAGTAACCCCAAGTTTTCTCAGTTTTATCGAGAAGTTTTCTTAAGGTACTCTCCAGCATCGGGCAAGCATCAAAACTTTTCATAACGCTTTTGCAAGCTACAGGACAACGTTAAACAGATAAGCTTACTGAAACGTATAATCAATTATACCAGTGAATGGCGATGCAGCTAGATATTGACTCAATCATCCACGGATATGCAGCCGGCTATTTCCTGATGGCAAATGAAGGTGAAGATAGTTTAAATTGGTATTCCAGCAGAGAGCGATCGCTAATTCCTTTAGATGAGCGCTTTACCTATCCGCGATCGCTCCGCCGTTCCCTCAATCAAAATCGCTTCACCACCGCCGTTAACCGCGACTTTAAGGCCGTAGTTGAAGGTTGCGCCAACCGCGAGGAAACCTGGATTTCCCCGCAACTCAAGGAAATTTACCACGCTCTCAACCAAGCAGGCTGGGCCTACAGCTTCGAGACTTGGCAAGGGGATGAACTCGCAGGCGGTATTCTGGGAATTGTCATCGGCGGCGCATTCATTGGTGAATCTATGTTCTACAGGATTCCCGAAGGCTCAAAAGTAGCGATGGTGAAATTAGTAGAACGGCTGCGCGATCGCTCTTTTGTCCTCTTTGACGCGCAGATGACCAACCCCCACCTAGAAAGATTTGGCTCTTACATCATCAATAACAAGCAATACCAATCTCTACTAAAAAAAGCCTTACAGCGTCGGTGTTCCTTAATTTGATGCGGTCATATTCAACTAATTGCTCTCCATTAGATTACTGCGGATTCTATCAGCAGCCAATGGCCGGCAAAGTTAAGTCTTCCGCAAACGGTGAGAGGTTTCTTGCTTTCGTAAGTTTGTAAGAAGCTATCAACTTCAGGGTCTAAAGTGACAAGTCTCCAAGTTTGACCAGCTAAAGCTGGAGGAGATGCGATCGCCAGTTCATAGTCCTGTTCGCTACGGCGATGGAAAATTCCTGAGAATTGGTAATTGGTAATTAGTAATTGGTAATTGTTAATTGGTAATTGGTAATTGGTAATTGGGGAAAAAGCCTCTTCCTCTCCCCCGCTCCCCCTCTCCCCCGCTCAAGAGCTCCCCCGCTCAAGAGCTCCCCCGCTCAAGAGCTCCCCCGCTCAAGAGCCCCCCCGCCTCCCCCGCCCCCCCGCTCCCCTTACAAGGGCAATTTCCACTAGCTGGATACTCTGCGGGGCGATCGAGGTAGTAGCGTTGCCAATAGAGCCAATCTGGGTGATTAGGTGTCAAATTAAAGAGGGGAACGATCGCGGCGGGAGCGATCGGATCTTGTAATAGCGCCTCTTGTAGCACCCTCACGGGCAATTCTCTGGGCTCAATACCTCTTTCTATACATAGTGCGGCGGCCATCCCTGCGGCTTGTCCAATGCCCATAACTGCGGGTTGCAGGCGGGTTGCGCCGTTAGCTATGTGAGAAACAGATATATTTTTTTCGCACGTAAGCAAGCCGTCTGTTTCAG from Kamptonema formosum PCC 6407 encodes:
- the aat gene encoding leucyl/phenylalanyl-tRNA--protein transferase, producing the protein MQLDIDSIIHGYAAGYFLMANEGEDSLNWYSSRERSLIPLDERFTYPRSLRRSLNQNRFTTAVNRDFKAVVEGCANREETWISPQLKEIYHALNQAGWAYSFETWQGDELAGGILGIVIGGAFIGESMFYRIPEGSKVAMVKLVERLRDRSFVLFDAQMTNPHLERFGSYIINNKQYQSLLKKALQRRCSLI